GCCTGTGCCGGAGGAGTTGCTTTGCAGGACAAGGTTGGTGGCGCCTGCCTGGTTGCTCAAGGTACCGGAAACACTCAGGCACCCCTCATGGGATAAGGTCAGCGAGGCACCCTCTTCGATGGTCAGATGGCTGACGATGACCGGATTACTTGCAGGGTTGGTGATTACGGGATAATTGCTGCAATTGGCCGGGATAAGCACACCAGCATTCTGGTCTGGCACAACGGTGGCGCTCCAGTTGCCGGTTGTACCCCAGCTCGTAGAGGAGGCGCCCGTCCATGCATTGGTTGCAATGGCATCGAGCTCGTAAGCGCCGATGGTAGGTGTGCTGCTACGGGCTGTAAGATTGAAATCGAAACCCATATTGGGAAGACCATTGTAGCCATTGTTCACTGCCAGGCTGGTGAATGAAACCCTGAAATCGCCGTTCTGTGGCGCTAAAAAACGGGCATTGCCAATCTGCCTTCCCGGTTCGGAGGAGTAACTACCCGGCGTGGTAAGGTAAAGGTTGTTGCGCAGCGTCAGATTGTCGTTGCTCCAGTTGGTAATAGAGGTATTGCATTGAATGATGTTGTTGGCGATGGTGGTAGAGTTTCCTGCGCTGTTATCGAGCAGCAGGCCGTAAGGCAGGTTATAAATGGTGTTGTGGGCTATGTAGCTGTTGGTAAGATTGGTGGATTTGATGGAAATGCCATAAAAAGGCCCCGAGCTTGGGTTATCGTTGTAAATGATATTGTTGAAAATGTAATTATGCGATGCATTGTTATTCACCCCGATTACATAATAGTAATCCCATTCACCATTGTCATCCCCTCTGATTACATTTTGAAAAACATTACCATAGACCAAAATATTGGTTGCATAACCAACGATGTCAATGGCGCCATTCCAGGTGGTCGAAAGTTTATAAGGCCCTATCACATTTCGTTCGGCCACATTACCCACATTGTATTCCTTGAAATCGATGGCATTTTCCATCTTGGCGTTTCCGGCGCTACCCTGGGTGTAGATGCGGTTGCCGATCACATGATTGTAGTTGGCTTTGTTTTGATTGGCAGTGCCGCCGCCTTTGCCGACGTAAACTCCTTCGTGCGGTGTGTTGTAAATGACATTGTTGAGGATGATGTTATATTTGGCCTCGCCGGTGGATGTGTTCCCTTCGATGAGTATTCCCGGCGCATTTGCCTGCGACACCGTTCCCATGTTGTACACCCTGCTGTTCATCACCACATTGTGGCTGGAGCTCAGCATGTGCCAACCGCCGTAGTTCTTCGATCCTGTAAGGTCTATCCCGTCAACCATCAGATAGTTTTTGTTCTGGATGTAAGCCACGGTATTGATATTGGTTGAGGAAACATCGAGCACTACGCGGTCATTTTCCGGGTCAACCGCTCCGTTTTTGTAAACCACAGGCCTTCCGATGGAGGCGCTCAGGAATCTGGCATCGCCGGCCACACCCGTTTCGTCAAGCAACGAAGCATTGGCTACCTTAACATACCGCTCCGCAACGTTTACCTCGGTGATCGGATACACGCCGTTGTTCGATTTCCAGCTTCGGTACACATATACGAAATACTGACCCGGATAGGTGGCTATGTTTACATCCGAAAGATCAGTCCCTGCCGGAAAGATGATTTTGTTGTTGCTGATCTCCACTCCGGTTTTCAATGAAACTATTTCTGCTCCCGAATGGTTAGGATAAAGCCCTGATGCATAGGTGCCATTTTTTATCCATACCCAGTCGCCGGGCTGCAGGCTGTAGTTGTAGGCTTCGGCGATGGTTTTCCAGGCAGTGGCCCAGCTTCTCCCGTTTCCTGAAGTAGCTACACCACCATCCACAAAGTAGTAAGACGGTTCGTGCAGGCCTACCGATTGATTGCTGCCTCGTGTTTTTCCCCAATAGTCGGTAGTAATGCCGCTTACCGGTGTGCCTCTGCCCGCACATTCAGATGGCCCACTGAGCCGGTATCCGTCCACTCCTCCGTTGACCACAGGATGGATAAAATGTGGCTGCCCCTGAAAACTGCCCGAAGACTGATCGAAAGAGGGCACGCCGTTTACCCAGCAGTTGTGCGATACCGTCCAGGCGCTGATATCGTCAATGTAGTTGCTGTGGCTGCCGTTTTCGATGATGTTGTTCTGAAGGATGCAGGCCGAGGGTTGGGTATAACCTGCCGGGACATCATCAAAAGCGATGGCGCGGTAGGTGGTCTCCACAATGGTGTTGTAGGCAACGGTAATATTATCATAAGTATTGGCTGTG
This window of the Bacteroidota bacterium genome carries:
- a CDS encoding right-handed parallel beta-helix repeat-containing protein; this translates as MKKRYPLLLVLCFFCSVNLLRATNYYVSPGGSDATGNGTIGNPYKSLDKACQYVAAGDTIFMRGGIYSGSIQSINATSNGTSSAPIVIKNYPGEEPIIDGTGLNISSTTSLLMIAKWQVAHMEYFVVEGITVRNSAGRGIGFYRTTHLTIRNCKVYNTWERGIGGFGYHTTIEGNEVFHCGLMNENGSMGSSGWPIMIRLTTDYENGDRSEHATIRNNYVYESWGEGIAPGEKSYNIVIENNTIRDVFSVGIYCEKANYVTIRNNYIYSTDPAYYRNGRPATGVLLANESPMSGYPTVSHITIYNNLMAKCGKGVSFWFDASNTSTANTYDNITVAYNTIVETTYRAIAFDDVPAGYTQPSACILQNNIIENGSHSNYIDDISAWTVSHNCWVNGVPSFDQSSGSFQGQPHFIHPVVNGGVDGYRLSGPSECAGRGTPVSGITTDYWGKTRGSNQSVGLHEPSYYFVDGGVATSGNGRSWATAWKTIAEAYNYSLQPGDWVWIKNGTYASGLYPNHSGAEIVSLKTGVEISNNKIIFPAGTDLSDVNIATYPGQYFVYVYRSWKSNNGVYPITEVNVAERYVKVANASLLDETGVAGDARFLSASIGRPVVYKNGAVDPENDRVVLDVSSTNINTVAYIQNKNYLMVDGIDLTGSKNYGGWHMLSSSHNVVMNSRVYNMGTVSQANAPGILIEGNTSTGEAKYNIILNNVIYNTPHEGVYVGKGGGTANQNKANYNHVIGNRIYTQGSAGNAKMENAIDFKEYNVGNVAERNVIGPYKLSTTWNGAIDIVGYATNILVYGNVFQNVIRGDDNGEWDYYYVIGVNNNASHNYIFNNIIYNDNPSSGPFYGISIKSTNLTNSYIAHNTIYNLPYGLLLDNSAGNSTTIANNIIQCNTSITNWSNDNLTLRNNLYLTTPGSYSSEPGRQIGNARFLAPQNGDFRVSFTSLAVNNGYNGLPNMGFDFNLTARSSTPTIGAYELDAIATNAWTGASSTSWGTTGNWSATVVPDQNAGVLIPANCSNYPVITNPASNPVIVSHLTIEEGASLTLSHEGCLSVSGTLSNQAGATNLVLQSNSSGTGSLIHNSSGVNATVERYVAGDWSAWNAGWHFISSPVASQAISAFETTGAGNDYDFYGWRESDKTWLNYKAGDFSTWNGSTNFVVGRGYMISYEANQTKSFSGNLNVSDVSWSGLSYNPSQGNGWHLLGNPFASAIQWNKTGGSWSLSNVAGTAKIWNSGSKSYSDIITDGIIPSAQGFLVQVSNSTNGLTIPASARTHSSTAWYKSTTPRILLSASPADGSSKQESQIRIEAEATNGYDFYHDSRFLEGYAPKFYSITGGEMLSTNAMPQVQNGTSIPFGFVKNQHSNFVIRLEESIPGETIFLKDLKLNLTHNLSQQPEYLFSAAEGDDPNRFLLVFGTVGLDEKPQAQATLQAAMHNGQLWVNNPSANSLLRIHDLSGRLLQQMRLTEAGLQQLSTHLKAGAYILHVQGSKQTLSAKVINR